A genomic segment from Flavobacterium sp. 9R encodes:
- a CDS encoding carbohydrate kinase family protein, with protein MEKTIDILCAGEILIDCIGQQTNATLAETTSYGRFLGGSPTNVAINAAKLGLRSALVASCGADGLGDFMIESLQKANVITSQLSQKQDTSTSIILVSKSTGTPDFIPYRTADFLIEQEQIPTAFLQQAKIFHTTCFGLSKNPAQTTIIESAQRAAQLGVKTSIDINFSERIWPNREEAKTIIARYLATNPLVKLSEDDCYRYFGETKSESFILDYFHKLGAATICLTKGKDGVVLSDTSYGKITQPALSITDIKDATGAGDAFWTGFLYAQLQQKSFEETLAIAQKLAVLKLQHLGGLPNDVDIVSYLNT; from the coding sequence TTGGAAAAAACTATAGATATACTATGTGCCGGCGAGATTCTCATAGATTGTATTGGGCAACAAACCAATGCTACTCTTGCGGAAACAACTTCTTACGGTAGGTTTTTGGGCGGTTCACCAACAAATGTCGCCATAAATGCTGCCAAACTTGGATTGCGGTCAGCACTTGTCGCTAGTTGTGGAGCTGATGGTTTGGGAGATTTTATGATAGAGAGTTTGCAAAAAGCCAATGTAATAACATCGCAATTAAGCCAAAAACAAGACACATCAACCTCGATAATTTTGGTTTCTAAATCAACAGGAACACCAGATTTTATTCCGTATCGCACGGCTGATTTTTTAATAGAACAAGAACAAATTCCAACTGCATTTTTACAACAAGCCAAAATTTTCCACACCACTTGCTTTGGATTAAGTAAAAATCCAGCGCAAACCACCATCATAGAAAGCGCTCAACGTGCGGCACAGTTAGGTGTTAAAACCAGTATAGATATTAATTTCTCGGAACGCATTTGGCCCAATCGAGAGGAGGCAAAAACAATAATTGCAAGGTATCTAGCGACGAATCCTTTAGTAAAATTGAGCGAAGATGATTGCTATCGTTATTTTGGGGAAACCAAATCGGAGTCTTTTATTTTGGATTATTTTCATAAACTAGGTGCAGCAACTATTTGTTTGACCAAAGGAAAAGATGGTGTGGTTTTATCAGACACTAGTTATGGAAAAATTACGCAACCCGCTCTATCAATTACCGACATAAAAGATGCTACTGGAGCAGGAGATGCTTTTTGGACAGGCTTTTTGTATGCACAATTGCAACAAAAAAGTTTTGAAGAAACGCTTGCAATCGCCCAAAAACTAGCAGTATTAAAGTTACAACATCTGGGAGGATTGCCCAATGATGTTGACATTGTAAGCTATTTGAATACTTAA
- a CDS encoding sugar MFS transporter has protein sequence MKKNTIKWAMYLNYFVFAILLNSVGIVILKAQRNYGVDELEASILEAFKDLPIAIVSFLVASFLPRIGYKRAMLIGLGLVYIACITMYFGNSFATAKLLFATVGVSFALIKVSVYSLIGTVTENKQEHNSLMSSIEGVFMIGIALAYFLFPAFNSETNPDAWLNVYWLLAGISGVSFAFLFLVKSESQVEVPGVNLLDDFKQMFQLMAKLLTIVFVISAFLFVMIEQGIMSWLPTFNSKVLHLPENISIMMASILAISLAIGRLAAGFLTKKINWIWILSACIIIAMLIVIFVLPKAVGLEVKTITSLSDIPLIGFAFPLVGLFIAPIYPLLNSVVLSALPKSLHSSMTGLIVVFSALGGTLGSRIIGYLFKNEGPENAFYYTLIPMALLLFSFFILKKLTTTR, from the coding sequence ATGAAAAAGAACACTATCAAATGGGCAATGTATCTCAATTACTTTGTTTTTGCTATTTTGCTTAATAGTGTAGGAATCGTAATCCTCAAAGCACAAAGAAACTATGGTGTAGACGAATTAGAAGCGAGTATTTTAGAAGCCTTCAAAGATTTGCCTATAGCTATTGTCTCTTTCTTGGTTGCTTCATTTTTACCAAGAATTGGTTATAAAAGAGCGATGCTCATTGGTCTAGGATTGGTGTATATTGCTTGTATAACAATGTATTTTGGGAATTCATTTGCCACAGCAAAATTACTCTTTGCCACGGTTGGTGTTTCTTTTGCCTTAATTAAAGTGTCGGTTTATTCTCTTATCGGAACAGTAACCGAGAATAAGCAAGAACATAACAGCTTAATGAGCAGTATAGAAGGGGTTTTTATGATAGGAATTGCTTTGGCTTATTTCTTATTTCCCGCGTTTAATTCGGAAACCAATCCCGATGCTTGGCTCAACGTGTATTGGTTGTTGGCAGGAATTTCAGGAGTCTCTTTTGCGTTTTTGTTTTTGGTAAAATCTGAAAGTCAAGTTGAGGTTCCCGGAGTCAATCTACTCGATGATTTTAAGCAAATGTTCCAACTAATGGCCAAATTACTAACGATAGTTTTTGTAATTAGTGCTTTTTTGTTTGTGATGATAGAACAAGGCATTATGTCTTGGTTGCCCACTTTTAATAGCAAAGTGCTGCATTTGCCAGAAAACATTAGCATTATGATGGCTAGTATTCTGGCTATTTCTTTAGCAATAGGAAGATTGGCAGCTGGTTTTTTAACCAAAAAAATCAATTGGATTTGGATTTTAAGTGCTTGCATTATCATTGCGATGTTGATTGTGATTTTTGTATTGCCCAAAGCGGTAGGCCTCGAAGTAAAAACGATTACTTCATTATCCGATATTCCATTGATAGGATTTGCTTTTCCATTAGTAGGTTTGTTCATAGCACCTATTTATCCTTTGTTGAATTCTGTCGTGTTGAGCGCGCTTCCCAAAAGCTTACATAGTTCAATGACGGGATTGATAGTTGTTTTTTCAGCCTTGGGAGGTACTTTAGGGTCAAGAATTATTGGGTATTTGTTTAAGAATGAAGGCCCCGAAAATGCTTTTTATTACACCTTGATTCCGATGGCGTTGCTTTTGTTTTCCTTTTTTATATTAAAAAAATTAACAACGACCCGATGA
- a CDS encoding trehalase family glycosidase — protein sequence MKIAVEINAVFEQLLLQEDTDKDKKITKDDKGPKRFVLNDSRTKEQFVIEGTYHLSNLLQELAELREQGTIYGEINLDRIQEQPVDRISRKIRTSYWDELTRSIDRKGLQRILADEKTSNAVPTLYVSAKDTEGVAYFLALEKEWGNFKLAILPENYTQDYVETLNTKPGLLALATSQDEKEIKGVPFVVPGGRFNEMYGWDSFFIGLGLLIDDKLDLAKAIATNFKYQIEYYGKILNANRSYYLTRTQPPLYSSLLRAIVDYEKPAIAWLASHLETVILEYHSVWMVMGERLTPTGLSRYKADGIGMPFEVEPGHFDEVLEPFAQKYQLPLREFEKKYLERSIVDTDLDEYFVHDRSMRESGHDTTNRLINSCANLNSVDINSFLYKYEIDISYFITTYFDGTFVSQNKTYTAQEWLDKAKTRKALIDKYCWNETEGMYFDYDFVNKKSFQFEAATTFFPLWAGLCSQEQAEKMVEKTLPKFVMTGGVAGSTAESVANVNPDAPQRQWDYPFGWAPHQMLLWEGLKKYGFESKLQEMVYRWLWLITINAVEYNGTIPEKFDLEISSHKVFAEYGNVGTEFDYIAKEGFGWVNASYQCGLALLAPKWKVKLNELIHPDELFLEGI from the coding sequence ATGAAAATAGCCGTGGAAATCAATGCCGTTTTTGAGCAATTACTGCTGCAAGAAGATACAGATAAAGACAAAAAAATAACGAAAGACGATAAAGGTCCCAAACGATTTGTTTTGAATGACAGCAGAACAAAAGAGCAATTCGTAATTGAAGGAACCTATCATTTATCAAATCTTTTGCAAGAATTAGCAGAATTGAGGGAGCAAGGTACTATCTATGGTGAAATCAATCTTGACCGAATTCAGGAACAACCCGTTGACCGAATTTCAAGAAAAATCCGAACGTCTTATTGGGACGAACTTACGCGGTCAATCGATAGAAAAGGCTTGCAGCGAATTTTGGCAGATGAGAAAACATCCAATGCGGTTCCTACTCTTTATGTGTCGGCAAAAGATACAGAAGGTGTTGCCTATTTTTTAGCATTAGAAAAAGAATGGGGCAATTTCAAATTGGCGATTTTACCTGAAAATTATACGCAAGACTATGTCGAGACGCTAAATACCAAACCAGGCCTTTTGGCTTTGGCCACTTCTCAAGATGAAAAAGAGATAAAAGGCGTTCCTTTTGTAGTTCCCGGTGGACGATTTAACGAAATGTACGGCTGGGATAGTTTCTTTATTGGCTTGGGTTTATTGATAGATGACAAATTGGATTTGGCCAAAGCCATTGCAACCAATTTTAAGTATCAAATAGAATATTACGGTAAAATTTTAAACGCCAACAGAAGTTATTATTTGACTAGAACTCAACCTCCTTTGTATTCTTCGTTGCTTCGAGCGATTGTAGATTATGAAAAACCAGCTATAGCTTGGTTGGCAAGTCATTTAGAAACAGTAATTCTAGAGTACCATTCGGTTTGGATGGTGATGGGTGAGCGTTTAACGCCAACAGGCTTGAGCCGATATAAAGCCGACGGTATCGGAATGCCTTTTGAAGTAGAACCAGGACATTTTGATGAGGTTTTGGAACCTTTTGCCCAAAAATACCAACTCCCTTTAAGAGAATTTGAAAAAAAATATTTAGAACGAAGCATTGTCGATACTGATTTGGATGAGTATTTTGTGCATGATCGAAGTATGCGAGAAAGCGGTCACGATACCACCAACCGATTGATTAATTCGTGTGCCAACTTGAATTCGGTTGACATCAATAGCTTTTTGTATAAATATGAAATAGATATCTCCTATTTTATTACAACTTATTTTGATGGTACTTTTGTGTCCCAAAATAAAACGTATACAGCACAAGAATGGCTTGATAAGGCAAAAACACGAAAGGCATTAATCGATAAGTATTGTTGGAATGAAACGGAAGGAATGTATTTTGACTATGACTTTGTGAATAAGAAGTCCTTTCAGTTTGAAGCGGCAACCACTTTTTTCCCGTTATGGGCAGGCTTATGTTCTCAAGAGCAGGCGGAAAAAATGGTAGAAAAAACGTTGCCTAAATTTGTAATGACAGGGGGTGTCGCCGGAAGTACAGCTGAAAGTGTAGCCAATGTAAACCCAGATGCTCCTCAACGTCAATGGGATTATCCTTTTGGTTGGGCACCTCATCAAATGCTATTGTGGGAAGGACTAAAAAAATACGGTTTTGAATCCAAATTACAGGAAATGGTTTACCGCTGGTTGTGGTTGATTACCATCAATGCTGTAGAGTACAACGGTACCATTCCAGAAAAATTCGATTTAGAAATCAGTTCTCATAAAGTATTTGCAGAGTATGGTAACGTTGGAACCGAGTTTGATTACATCGCCAAAGAAGGTTTCGGATGGGTAAATGCGTCCTATCAATGCGGTTTAGCTTTGCTCGCCCCAAAATGGAAAGTTAAGCTGAATGAACTAATTCATCCTGATGAATTATTTTTGGAAGGGATTTAA
- a CDS encoding CBS domain-containing protein produces MTVNQILSTKGKDVYSILSTNTVYEALTVMSEKNIGAILIIEEGVLKGILSERDYARKIVLKSKSSKKTLVNEIMVTEVFTVSPSDKLEYCMELMSTKRVRHLPVVENDVVIGIISISDVVKAIIEMQKETIAHLNSYITQG; encoded by the coding sequence ATGACTGTTAATCAAATATTAAGCACAAAGGGAAAGGACGTTTATTCCATACTTTCCACCAACACTGTTTACGAAGCGTTAACAGTGATGAGCGAAAAAAACATAGGCGCCATTCTTATTATTGAAGAAGGTGTTCTAAAAGGGATTTTATCAGAAAGAGATTATGCTAGAAAAATTGTTTTAAAATCTAAATCTTCTAAGAAAACATTAGTTAATGAAATTATGGTTACCGAAGTGTTTACCGTTAGCCCTTCGGATAAATTAGAGTACTGTATGGAATTGATGAGTACCAAACGAGTAAGACACCTACCAGTAGTTGAAAATGATGTTGTGATTGGTATCATTTCGATTAGCGATGTAGTAAAAGCGATTATTGAAATGCAAAAGGAGACAATTGCACATTTAAATTCTTACATTACACAGGGATAA
- a CDS encoding NADP-dependent malic enzyme, with protein sequence MENNNKRKEALLYHAKPTPGKIQVVPTKKYATQRDLSLAYSPGVAEPCLEIAKDVDNVYKYTAKGNLVAVITNGTAVLGLGDIGPEASKPVMEGKGLLFKIFSDIDVFDIEIGTKNVDEFIETVKNIAPTFGGINLEDIKAPESFEIERRLVEELNIPVMHDDQHGTAIISSAALLNALELADKKAEDIKMVVSGAGSAAIACADLYVLLGIKPENVYMFNSKGLLTKDNPSISELQRKYARDCEPISLAEAMKGCDLFLGLSTADVLTPEMLLSMAENPIVFAMANPNPEIEYNLAIATRKDIIMATGRSDYPNQVNNVLGFPYIFRGALDVRATKINEAMKMAAVRALASLAKESVPEQVNVAYGATKLTFGREYIIPKPFDPRLIAVVAPAVAKAAMESGVAQNPITDWEKYKDELLERLGHDNKLVRMITTRAKSDPKSIVFAEADHLDVLKAAQIVHDEGIGFPILLGNKEIILELKAEIGFDADVTIIDPKEKEEEGRRDRFATAYWETRKRRGISFLDAQKLMRERNYFAAMMVNVGEADALVSGHSRSYPSVVKPMLQLVDKAPGASIVATANIMMTKRGPMFFSDTAININPSADELAKIALMTAKTARMFGVEPVIAMVSYSNFGSSTNPSAGKVREAVAYLHENYPDLCIDGEIQADFALNPDMLKAKFPFSKLADKKVNTLVFPNLESANITYKLLKELDKVESIGPIMLGMGKPVHIFQLGASVEEMVNMSAIAIIDAQEKQKKKANN encoded by the coding sequence ATGGAGAATAACAACAAAAGAAAGGAAGCTTTATTATACCACGCAAAGCCAACTCCTGGAAAGATTCAAGTAGTTCCAACAAAAAAATATGCCACACAAAGAGATTTGTCATTAGCCTATTCACCTGGTGTTGCTGAGCCTTGTTTAGAAATTGCAAAAGATGTAGATAACGTTTACAAATACACCGCAAAAGGAAATTTAGTAGCGGTAATTACCAATGGAACAGCAGTTTTGGGACTTGGGGACATTGGGCCAGAAGCTTCAAAACCAGTAATGGAAGGGAAAGGACTTTTGTTCAAAATATTTTCGGATATCGATGTATTTGATATCGAAATTGGAACCAAAAATGTTGACGAATTCATCGAAACAGTAAAAAATATTGCTCCTACTTTTGGAGGAATCAACCTTGAAGATATCAAAGCACCTGAGTCTTTTGAAATCGAAAGACGATTAGTTGAAGAACTAAATATTCCGGTGATGCATGATGACCAACACGGAACAGCAATTATTTCTTCAGCAGCTTTACTTAATGCATTAGAGCTAGCTGATAAAAAAGCCGAAGATATTAAAATGGTCGTTTCTGGAGCGGGTTCTGCTGCAATTGCATGCGCAGATTTGTATGTGCTTTTAGGAATAAAACCAGAGAATGTATACATGTTTAATAGTAAAGGTTTGTTGACAAAAGACAATCCTTCTATTTCCGAATTGCAACGAAAATACGCAAGAGATTGCGAGCCGATTAGCTTAGCAGAAGCTATGAAAGGTTGTGATTTGTTCTTAGGTCTTTCTACGGCAGATGTTTTGACGCCAGAAATGCTTTTGAGCATGGCCGAAAATCCAATTGTTTTCGCCATGGCCAATCCAAATCCTGAGATTGAATACAATTTAGCCATTGCTACTCGTAAAGATATCATTATGGCTACTGGCCGTTCGGATTATCCGAATCAAGTAAATAACGTATTGGGATTCCCTTATATTTTTAGAGGCGCACTAGATGTTCGTGCCACCAAAATCAACGAAGCAATGAAAATGGCTGCCGTTAGAGCATTGGCATCTTTAGCCAAAGAATCAGTTCCAGAACAAGTAAATGTGGCTTACGGAGCTACCAAACTAACTTTTGGTCGTGAGTATATTATTCCAAAACCTTTCGACCCAAGATTGATTGCGGTAGTTGCACCAGCTGTTGCCAAAGCAGCTATGGAATCCGGAGTAGCACAAAACCCAATTACCGATTGGGAAAAATACAAAGATGAATTGTTGGAGCGTTTAGGTCACGACAACAAATTGGTTCGTATGATTACAACTAGAGCCAAATCGGACCCTAAGTCTATTGTTTTTGCAGAAGCAGACCATTTAGATGTGCTAAAAGCAGCTCAAATTGTTCACGACGAAGGTATTGGTTTCCCGATTTTGTTAGGAAATAAAGAAATTATCTTGGAATTAAAGGCTGAGATTGGTTTTGATGCTGATGTGACAATTATTGACCCAAAAGAAAAAGAAGAAGAAGGAAGAAGAGACCGTTTTGCCACGGCTTATTGGGAGACCAGAAAAAGAAGAGGAATTTCATTTTTGGATGCTCAAAAATTAATGCGCGAGCGTAATTATTTTGCCGCAATGATGGTCAATGTTGGCGAAGCTGATGCATTGGTTAGCGGACATTCTAGAAGTTATCCTTCGGTAGTAAAGCCAATGTTACAATTGGTTGATAAGGCACCAGGAGCATCAATTGTTGCTACTGCTAACATTATGATGACAAAACGAGGGCCAATGTTTTTCTCTGATACTGCTATCAATATAAATCCATCAGCAGATGAATTGGCAAAAATTGCGTTAATGACGGCCAAAACAGCAAGAATGTTTGGAGTGGAGCCTGTAATTGCAATGGTTTCGTATTCAAATTTTGGTTCTTCAACCAATCCAAGTGCAGGAAAAGTTCGTGAGGCAGTGGCCTATTTGCATGAAAATTATCCAGATTTATGTATTGATGGAGAAATTCAAGCAGATTTTGCCTTGAATCCAGATATGCTAAAAGCTAAATTTCCTTTTTCTAAACTTGCCGATAAAAAAGTGAATACATTGGTTTTTCCAAATTTAGAATCAGCCAACATCACTTATAAATTGTTGAAAGAGTTAGATAAAGTGGAGTCTATAGGGCCAATTATGTTGGGAATGGGCAAACCAGTTCATATTTTTCAATTAGGAGCTAGTGTTGAGGAAATGGTAAATATGTCTGCCATAGCAATCATTGATGCTCAAGAAAAACAAAAGAAAAAAGCGAATAATTAA
- the ruvA gene encoding Holliday junction branch migration protein RuvA, whose amino-acid sequence MIAHLQGKLVEKSPTHIVIDCAGVGYHINISLHTYSLLPNNDFVKVYTHLQIKEDAHTLYGFIEKSEREIFRLLLSVSGIGAGIARTMLSSLDPRQITNAIASADVSTIQSIKGIGNKTAQRVILDLKEKVVKLYDLDELSVSQSNTNKDEALSALEVLGFVRKTCEKVIEKIVLAEPDATVETIIKKALKSL is encoded by the coding sequence ATGATTGCACATTTACAAGGGAAATTAGTAGAAAAATCACCAACGCACATCGTTATAGATTGTGCTGGTGTAGGATATCATATTAATATATCATTACATACTTATTCATTATTGCCAAACAATGATTTTGTAAAGGTATATACCCATCTTCAAATTAAAGAAGATGCACATACTTTGTATGGTTTTATAGAAAAATCCGAAAGAGAGATTTTTCGATTGTTATTGTCTGTTTCCGGAATAGGAGCGGGGATTGCTAGAACAATGCTTTCTTCTTTAGACCCAAGACAAATTACAAATGCTATTGCTTCTGCTGATGTTTCGACTATTCAATCAATCAAAGGTATTGGAAATAAAACGGCACAACGAGTTATACTCGATTTGAAAGAAAAAGTTGTTAAATTATACGATTTAGACGAACTTTCAGTATCGCAAAGCAATACAAATAAAGATGAAGCGTTATCTGCTCTAGAGGTTTTGGGTTTTGTTCGAAAGACTTGCGAAAAAGTAATCGAGAAGATTGTTTTAGCAGAGCCTGATGCTACAGTAGAAACCATTATTAAGAAAGCCTTAAAAAGTTTGTAA